The following coding sequences lie in one Archaeoglobaceae archaeon genomic window:
- a CDS encoding halocin C8-like domain-containing protein has protein sequence MGVGIAVLCVLAGVTTVIGGIACAAIASAVCWVIGEYGCNPGANQLCIYAGYC, from the coding sequence GTGGGAGTTGGTATCGCAGTTCTTTGTGTTCTTGCAGGAGTTACTACAGTGATTGGTGGTATAGCTTGTGCTGCAATTGCGTCTGCTGTTTGCTGGGTAATTGGAGAATACGGATGCAATCCTGGAGCAAATCAACTTTGTATTTATGCGGGATACTGCTGA
- a CDS encoding cobaltochelatase subunit CobN, with protein MLGRKLFLLIATLSMIFTASGYEVSVEVLINGTAVENASVAVYNETGLIAQNLTSSGSAIFELGGGSYTIKSFYELCFNESFIELNENSSVTINLSCETVLIKVFDKLGNPIENASVKAGEVEKFTDEEGIATLNTTDLGFKVSVSKEGYVAKSIYVDSEEIDVILLKDLITFYLGNNENYEALKEIENETALIEVFKLGDEVDFANKSLIFLANLNESLSNEIANATDATIVLFNSSAGYSDELIAKYWIYGGKENLLNLVNYLRAEFFDLQISYDPPKVPENRAKILFILDKDSKQIPLILNASKDLYIEKNLEIKLLGYSSVDDLKEEIENYDLSNFSVFFLYMLGYPVQDFLKDYLLPLKQQAKIIGHGFTDVHSITNVNLSETEYSNITLYWNYGGSENFKGLMIFIGVKLCNIAVEEFGLTEVPNPIEIPPYGIYHPKAIGKGYQGMGIFLSFEEYMGWYRDNGFKENAPVVGIHYYYVNDPSTYPVIDELIFKLEELGANVVFSSFTYRDSNSTKWLIENGKARVDALITLTSFRLWSHSGSEDVGLKYLQELNVTPIKAIMEYYYNVSEWESLHGLNPQSIAWQIALPELDGLTEFIIVGAKNKTTKDYDPIGEQIEWIAKRALKWAELHRKQNGEKKVVIIYYNHNGGKDNIGASYLDVPASLEVLLKAMKEKGYNLDTSFDKKLLTKLLMTQGINIGSWKKDELENLTKTAVLIPAEKYLQWFNELPEKKRQEVIKYWGEPPGEVMVFENESGKFIVIPLINLGNVILAPQPSRGWLENSTILYHDKSLPPHHQYIAFYFWIAKEFKADAIVHFGTHGTQEWLPGKESGLSAKDCWPALLIQDLPVVYPYIMDNVGEGTQAKRRGQAVIVDHLTPPLIESGLYGNLSLLHEKIHQYFEAQDEAVKAELRKTIEELYKELELEFLGNISELSKEEFENFLQTKLHEYLHELSSTVMPYGLHILGFVRKDEITLEFVKAMLGKEFKEKVGKVRQINEPEDEQILNDLLREVLFNGSSLEEAQKKLLGGVDESITQELEKALKYYYDLMNCTIEIPRILQALEGKYIPPRIGGDPIRKPEALPTGNNFYSFDPRTIPTKEAWKVAVKLVDDLLRKYYEEKGEFPESIAYVLWATETMRNYGVMQAAVLYTMGVKIEWDSAGRVKDVSLIPLSDLKLRLSDGREIQRPRIDVVVVSSGLHRDTFSSLMLLLDKAVKLCINANEDPSLNYVRKHYLEIKENLKSKGYSEEEAEKFAKIRIFSESPGNYGTGLAEAVKASNTWQSDAKLAELFLSRVGFGYGQDFWGISAKDVFAGALKNVDLAVHSRSTNIFAAIDNDDVFQYLGGIALAVRHLTGSDPETYIFDVRNVNDPKAITLKEFIASELLTRYFNPKWIEGVMENDYAGARLIAEIVENLWGWDVMMPSLISDKTWQNFYEIYVKDKYDLGLKEFFEKNNPYALQSIAARMLEAIRKDYWKAPEEVKVQLAKELDRLQKEYGFTCCHHTCGNIELLDFKAGILSSLIEQKETKEEKKEVVEQKPRYRSSGGGRVISTAQTVTPTTSQSGNQTAGVGFEQSIPMAEQKEQNEEIAGYKMEVAEKQLQSFEISATPLIAIIMVVLAVLIFYAGMKLRK; from the coding sequence ATGCTCGGAAGGAAGCTTTTCTTGTTGATCGCAACTCTGTCAATGATCTTCACGGCTTCAGGTTACGAAGTAAGCGTTGAAGTTCTAATTAACGGCACTGCAGTCGAGAACGCGTCCGTTGCTGTTTACAACGAAACAGGATTGATTGCTCAGAATCTCACTTCCAGCGGTTCTGCAATTTTCGAGCTTGGTGGGGGAAGTTACACAATAAAATCTTTTTACGAGCTCTGCTTTAACGAAAGCTTTATAGAATTGAATGAAAACTCGAGCGTAACGATCAACTTGAGCTGTGAAACCGTTTTGATCAAAGTTTTTGACAAACTGGGGAACCCAATTGAAAATGCATCGGTAAAGGCTGGAGAAGTTGAAAAATTCACGGATGAGGAAGGAATAGCAACTCTTAACACTACAGATCTTGGCTTTAAAGTTTCAGTTAGCAAAGAAGGCTATGTTGCAAAATCGATTTATGTAGACAGTGAGGAAATAGATGTTATTCTGCTTAAAGATTTGATCACATTCTATCTTGGAAACAACGAGAACTATGAAGCTTTGAAAGAAATAGAAAACGAAACAGCTCTTATAGAAGTTTTTAAACTCGGAGATGAAGTCGATTTTGCGAACAAAAGCCTCATATTTTTAGCAAATCTAAATGAAAGTCTTTCAAATGAAATCGCAAACGCTACAGATGCAACGATTGTCTTATTCAACTCCTCAGCTGGCTACAGTGATGAATTGATTGCAAAATACTGGATTTACGGCGGAAAAGAGAACCTGCTCAATCTCGTGAATTATTTGAGAGCTGAATTCTTCGATTTGCAAATTAGCTATGATCCTCCAAAGGTTCCCGAAAATAGGGCAAAAATTCTCTTCATCCTCGACAAAGACTCGAAGCAGATTCCACTGATCCTGAATGCAAGTAAGGATCTTTACATCGAAAAGAACCTTGAAATAAAATTGCTTGGCTACTCCAGCGTTGACGATCTTAAAGAAGAAATAGAGAATTATGATCTGAGCAATTTCAGCGTCTTCTTCCTTTACATGCTCGGCTATCCCGTTCAAGACTTTTTGAAGGACTACCTTTTGCCTTTAAAGCAGCAGGCAAAGATCATTGGCCACGGCTTCACAGATGTGCACAGCATTACAAACGTTAATCTCAGCGAAACGGAGTACAGCAACATAACGCTTTACTGGAATTACGGAGGCTCGGAAAACTTCAAAGGGCTCATGATCTTCATTGGAGTTAAGCTATGCAATATAGCTGTTGAAGAATTTGGTCTAACTGAAGTTCCAAATCCGATCGAAATTCCGCCATACGGAATCTACCATCCAAAGGCTATTGGCAAAGGTTACCAAGGAATGGGGATATTTTTAAGCTTTGAAGAATACATGGGCTGGTATAGAGACAATGGATTCAAGGAGAATGCTCCAGTCGTTGGAATTCATTACTACTACGTGAACGATCCCTCAACTTACCCTGTGATTGATGAGCTGATCTTTAAACTTGAAGAGCTTGGAGCTAATGTCGTCTTCTCCTCATTCACCTATCGCGATTCAAATTCAACAAAGTGGCTGATTGAAAATGGCAAGGCGAGGGTTGATGCTCTAATAACGCTCACATCCTTTAGGCTTTGGAGCCATTCAGGTAGCGAGGACGTGGGATTAAAATACCTCCAAGAACTGAACGTTACGCCAATCAAAGCGATAATGGAGTATTACTACAATGTGAGCGAATGGGAAAGCCTTCACGGCCTAAACCCGCAATCCATAGCTTGGCAAATAGCTTTGCCAGAGCTTGATGGGCTTACAGAGTTCATAATCGTTGGAGCTAAGAATAAGACGACGAAAGACTATGATCCGATCGGCGAACAGATTGAATGGATTGCAAAAAGGGCTTTGAAGTGGGCAGAGCTTCACAGAAAGCAAAATGGCGAGAAAAAAGTTGTAATAATTTACTACAACCATAACGGTGGCAAAGACAACATTGGTGCAAGCTATTTAGATGTTCCAGCAAGCCTCGAAGTTTTGCTTAAAGCGATGAAGGAAAAAGGATACAATTTGGACACGAGCTTTGACAAGAAACTGCTTACGAAGCTTTTGATGACTCAGGGAATTAACATAGGAAGCTGGAAGAAAGATGAGCTTGAGAATTTGACGAAAACAGCAGTCCTAATTCCAGCTGAGAAGTATTTGCAGTGGTTCAACGAGCTTCCAGAGAAAAAAAGGCAGGAAGTCATCAAGTATTGGGGAGAACCACCTGGAGAAGTGATGGTTTTTGAAAATGAAAGCGGTAAGTTCATCGTTATTCCGCTAATCAATTTGGGGAACGTGATCTTAGCCCCCCAGCCTTCGCGAGGCTGGCTCGAGAACTCAACGATCCTATACCACGATAAATCGTTGCCACCGCATCATCAATACATCGCATTCTACTTCTGGATAGCCAAAGAGTTCAAAGCTGATGCGATCGTTCACTTTGGCACGCATGGAACTCAGGAATGGCTACCTGGAAAGGAGAGCGGTTTATCTGCAAAAGACTGCTGGCCTGCTTTGCTCATTCAAGATCTGCCAGTAGTTTATCCATACATAATGGACAACGTTGGCGAAGGAACGCAAGCAAAAAGGAGGGGTCAGGCGGTGATAGTGGATCATCTAACCCCTCCATTGATCGAAAGCGGTCTTTACGGCAATTTATCACTTTTGCATGAAAAGATTCACCAGTATTTTGAAGCTCAGGACGAAGCTGTAAAGGCTGAGCTTAGAAAAACGATCGAAGAGCTTTACAAAGAACTTGAGCTTGAATTCCTTGGAAACATTTCAGAGTTAAGCAAGGAAGAATTCGAGAACTTCCTGCAAACGAAACTGCATGAATATTTGCACGAGCTTTCAAGCACTGTAATGCCCTATGGTCTGCACATTCTTGGATTTGTCAGGAAAGATGAAATCACGCTTGAATTCGTGAAGGCGATGCTTGGAAAAGAGTTCAAGGAAAAGGTTGGCAAAGTCAGGCAAATTAATGAGCCTGAAGACGAGCAGATCTTAAACGATTTGCTCAGAGAAGTTCTTTTCAATGGAAGTAGCTTGGAAGAGGCTCAGAAGAAATTACTTGGCGGCGTAGATGAATCAATAACTCAGGAACTCGAAAAAGCTTTGAAATACTACTACGATCTAATGAATTGCACGATAGAAATTCCGAGAATCTTACAGGCTTTGGAAGGCAAGTATATTCCACCAAGGATTGGAGGAGATCCAATAAGAAAGCCAGAGGCATTGCCAACTGGAAACAACTTCTACAGCTTTGATCCGAGAACAATTCCAACAAAAGAAGCTTGGAAAGTCGCAGTAAAGCTCGTTGACGATTTGCTTAGAAAATACTATGAGGAGAAAGGAGAGTTTCCAGAAAGTATCGCTTATGTTCTCTGGGCTACTGAAACGATGCGCAACTATGGCGTCATGCAGGCAGCGGTGCTTTACACGATGGGCGTTAAAATTGAGTGGGATTCAGCTGGGAGAGTGAAAGACGTTAGCCTGATTCCACTGAGCGATTTGAAGCTAAGGCTGTCTGATGGAAGAGAAATCCAAAGACCAAGAATTGACGTAGTTGTTGTTAGCTCCGGACTTCATAGGGACACCTTTTCCTCGCTTATGCTGTTGCTCGACAAAGCGGTGAAGCTTTGCATCAACGCGAATGAAGATCCGAGCTTGAACTATGTTAGAAAGCACTACTTAGAGATAAAGGAAAACTTAAAGAGTAAAGGTTACAGCGAAGAAGAGGCTGAGAAGTTTGCAAAGATTAGAATTTTCTCTGAAAGCCCCGGAAATTACGGAACTGGATTAGCTGAAGCTGTAAAGGCAAGTAATACATGGCAAAGCGATGCAAAGCTTGCTGAGCTATTTTTGAGCAGAGTTGGATTTGGTTATGGGCAGGATTTCTGGGGGATCTCTGCAAAAGACGTATTCGCTGGAGCTCTAAAGAATGTAGATCTCGCCGTGCATTCAAGATCAACGAACATATTCGCAGCCATAGATAATGACGACGTTTTCCAATACCTCGGTGGCATCGCTTTGGCTGTAAGGCATTTAACTGGTAGCGATCCCGAAACCTACATCTTCGACGTTCGCAACGTTAACGATCCGAAGGCTATAACGCTTAAAGAGTTCATCGCAAGCGAGCTTTTGACGAGATACTTTAATCCGAAGTGGATCGAAGGAGTTATGGAGAACGACTACGCCGGAGCAAGGCTAATTGCTGAGATTGTGGAGAACCTCTGGGGCTGGGATGTAATGATGCCGAGCCTGATCTCAGACAAAACCTGGCAAAACTTCTACGAAATCTATGTGAAAGACAAGTATGATCTCGGGCTGAAAGAATTCTTTGAGAAGAACAATCCATATGCTTTGCAGTCCATAGCTGCGAGAATGCTTGAAGCGATAAGGAAGGATTACTGGAAAGCTCCTGAAGAAGTTAAAGTTCAGCTCGCAAAGGAATTGGACAGACTTCAGAAAGAATACGGCTTCACTTGTTGCCATCACACTTGCGGGAACATAGAACTGCTTGATTTTAAAGCCGGAATCCTCAGTTCGCTGATCGAGCAAAAAGAGACAAAAGAAGAAAAGAAAGAAGTCGTCGAGCAAAAACCGAGGTATAGAAGCTCAGGTGGTGGAAGAGTGATTTCGACAGCCCAAACAGTTACACCAACAACTTCACAGAGCGGAAACCAAACCGCTGGCGTTGGGTTTGAGCAATCAATTCCAATGGCTGAGCAAAAGGAGCAGAATGAGGAAATTGCAGGATACAAGATGGAAGTAGCTGAAAAGCAGTTGCAAAGCTTTGAAATCTCAGCAACTCCGCTGATTGCAATAATAATGGTAGTTTTAGCCGTTTTGATATTCTATGCAGGAATGAAGCTGAGAAAGTAA
- a CDS encoding zinc dependent phospholipase C family protein has product MTIAKKIISLFLVLVAFKFAISSAMAWGTLTHIRMSSEAGNPYPGRKMEYLSGSIAPDGGYLISNEWGSKFHGYNVSEALRIGNTLFVLSQNSKERAFAKGWLAHLMQDRVAHGNGLGLPRDPAFGVGYSNFAAKNTE; this is encoded by the coding sequence ATGACAATAGCTAAGAAAATAATAAGCCTGTTTCTGGTTTTAGTTGCATTTAAGTTCGCAATAAGTTCAGCAATGGCTTGGGGAACATTAACACACATCAGAATGTCTTCTGAAGCGGGAAATCCGTATCCTGGACGGAAAATGGAGTATCTCTCTGGTTCCATTGCACCAGATGGTGGCTATTTGATTTCAAATGAGTGGGGTTCAAAATTCCATGGCTACAATGTAAGCGAGGCACTCCGCATAGGTAACACTTTATTCGTTCTTTCTCAAAACAGTAAAGAAAGAGCATTTGCCAAAGGCTGGCTCGCACATCTCATGCAAGACAGGGTAGCTCATGGTAATGGACTAGGATTACCAAGAGACCCAGCATTCGGAGTAGGATACTCAAACTTTGCTGCTAAAAATACGGAATAG
- a CDS encoding MotA/TolQ/ExbB proton channel family protein, whose amino-acid sequence MVSVTSAIYATMYAISTSLLYPVILALILLVVYSLMELGAFIVESSKRRRNFEDLRKLKGFNFEKIIENLEKMQTTRLLRMFILDLKKLNPGDEDLEKLLEEFELKVAKELEIPRILTRIGPMLGLMGTLIPLGPAMIALSQGNIHELATNLITAFATTVLGLIVGGIGYTVFMVRKRWYLEDLSDMEYIIKIWRCGNEKKAD is encoded by the coding sequence ATGGTTAGCGTTACCTCAGCAATCTATGCAACGATGTATGCGATCTCGACTTCTTTGCTTTATCCAGTGATCTTGGCCTTGATTCTACTCGTTGTTTACTCGCTGATGGAACTTGGGGCATTCATCGTTGAAAGTTCAAAAAGGCGAAGGAACTTTGAAGATCTAAGGAAACTAAAAGGATTTAATTTTGAAAAGATTATTGAAAATCTTGAAAAGATGCAAACAACAAGATTGCTCAGAATGTTCATTCTCGATTTAAAAAAGCTGAATCCGGGCGATGAAGATCTTGAAAAGCTTCTTGAGGAGTTTGAATTGAAAGTTGCAAAAGAACTTGAAATTCCGAGAATTCTTACGAGAATCGGCCCAATGCTTGGCCTGATGGGGACTCTTATTCCGTTGGGCCCAGCAATGATCGCCTTATCGCAGGGAAACATACACGAGCTCGCCACAAACCTGATAACTGCATTTGCAACCACAGTTCTTGGCTTAATCGTGGGCGGAATAGGCTACACAGTGTTCATGGTCAGAAAAAGGTGGTATCTTGAAGATCTAAGCGATATGGAATATATTATAAAGATCTGGAGGTGTGGGAATGAAAAGAAGGCTGATTGA
- a CDS encoding DUF2149 domain-containing protein, protein MKRRLIDEIEDDNPLDFVSNLFDVALIIALAFLVMLITAYNLTELLTPNEKITIVKNPGEENMQIIIKDGEVIKVMNLTAELHGGQGEKIGTAYRLKDGTIIYVPED, encoded by the coding sequence ATGAAAAGAAGGCTGATTGACGAAATTGAAGACGATAACCCGCTCGACTTCGTCTCAAACCTTTTCGACGTTGCTTTGATCATAGCTTTGGCTTTCTTGGTTATGCTTATCACCGCCTACAACCTCACAGAACTCCTAACTCCAAACGAAAAAATCACGATCGTTAAAAATCCTGGCGAGGAGAACATGCAGATCATAATAAAAGATGGGGAAGTTATAAAGGTAATGAACCTGACTGCAGAGCTTCATGGAGGGCAAGGAGAGAAGATCGGCACGGCTTACAGGCTTAAAGATGGGACGATTATTTACGTTCCCGAAGACTGA
- a CDS encoding type II toxin-antitoxin system RelE/ParE family toxin: MSYENQILIARKALKELKDIPEKDRDLIKDRISKLAFFPLVRLDVKKLKGFEKTYRLRVGDYRVIFEFEKDEKVIKILKIGKRSEIYG; the protein is encoded by the coding sequence ATGAGTTATGAAAATCAAATTTTAATAGCCAGAAAAGCTCTAAAGGAACTTAAAGATATTCCAGAAAAGGATCGAGATCTCATAAAAGATAGAATCTCAAAGCTCGCATTCTTTCCGCTTGTTCGCCTCGATGTGAAGAAGCTTAAAGGCTTTGAGAAGACTTACAGGCTAAGAGTTGGCGATTACAGAGTGATCTTTGAATTTGAGAAAGATGAGAAGGTAATAAAGATACTCAAAATCGGTAAAAGAAGCGAAATTTATGGGTAA
- a CDS encoding DUF2162 domain-containing protein — protein sequence MRFDKFKSALIFTMALVAIIVYNPLIAGILASSAIVAFKAGIGCRYSSMNKKIVYFFALIYFSISTIVGFILENIIESLSALLSYTIGFHLIVASLLVLAGYTTIKKASCGVDLTSKTSLAIAIPCPVCFAAIFISCYFASQILEIPKIAMGAIVGTIIALGIIALSSGKKENPERLGKIMLLCGVYYLFAMLLIPAVIQGMSLKYSITDNFSPYSLILLIPLILGAIRGAARYG from the coding sequence ATGAGATTTGACAAATTTAAATCGGCTCTCATCTTTACAATGGCTCTCGTTGCAATCATCGTATACAATCCACTCATCGCCGGAATATTGGCCAGCTCTGCAATCGTGGCTTTTAAAGCAGGAATTGGATGCAGATACAGCTCTATGAACAAGAAAATAGTCTATTTCTTCGCTCTCATTTACTTTTCTATCTCCACGATAGTTGGATTTATCCTTGAAAACATAATTGAATCTCTATCGGCTCTTCTTAGCTATACAATCGGTTTTCACCTAATTGTCGCATCTCTGCTCGTTTTAGCTGGCTACACGACAATTAAAAAAGCTTCCTGCGGAGTAGATTTAACAAGCAAAACTTCCTTGGCAATTGCAATTCCATGCCCAGTTTGCTTTGCTGCAATCTTCATTTCCTGTTACTTCGCTTCGCAAATTCTTGAAATCCCTAAAATTGCAATGGGAGCAATTGTTGGGACTATAATTGCATTGGGAATCATCGCTTTATCTTCTGGAAAGAAAGAAAACCCAGAAAGGCTTGGAAAGATAATGTTGCTTTGCGGCGTTTATTATCTCTTTGCAATGCTTTTGATCCCCGCGGTGATTCAAGGTATGAGCCTTAAATATTCAATTACAGACAACTTCAGCCCATACTCATTGATTTTGCTCATTCCCCTGATTCTGGGTGCGATAAGGGGTGCTGCAAGATATGGTTAG